A single region of the Betta splendens chromosome 12, fBetSpl5.4, whole genome shotgun sequence genome encodes:
- the ciz1a gene encoding cdkn1a interacting zinc finger protein 1a has translation MFNPHIHHQQQQQQQQFHQHLRQLQQLFQQQPPPPPPQPPPGHHVAHHHHQTPRAIPVPPQPAPPPRMVNLCQATQTTIIAPNPMLQGAILMQQMQGNMRGFGMGGQQFRQFFPAGARSSLLGPVPMGMAIKSPIMGFPAARSFHPHARYYNNTTAPTVSSASSSSAMDTAARQPDRKRDSEQMAAGSIDEPAASGAIEPDKSETVGGVDSPTHMLEEQLEEPALKKLKTEGSNELKETATYADEEVLLLESNSNKEEDKPGDCTIVEGGGSSGGSDVVEALEERRADEVQCSSSGPSPSGRLNEDDQQVNSPPEETQRNDSTLGSPDNQDGGEEGVAEGANKFYCYLCSITCHNQQNFRSHMNSVSHQQRMMEIQHMSNACLVTLLPRVQESLQGASKDSEKTSELKRWCSTCHTHFTSSVMDHRRSEEHKLASRTTISSCTVCKKHFRTSQIFVEHLQSQEHRHKVDKLQEKEGGDALGNLTVMDKDGFLLEEEEGSEVEEGEDSPSNEGDQDCFEKQDCWSPIKEVTLKEMASNEKYDPDTAYGSSFFVPVAGFICRLCNKFYHFESSALHTHCKSRKHFDNLKAYRLLLSQKGEAFEPSRESLLVEESLRPATDATTDCPENSSLSNETGLETSLDSMQPIINLTRLKVETDNQQREDEAEPSLTSQDLITSGSSSNSTDQDLHLHNQEETTSQESVEQESLGELPSGSREEPDSQPAAAVGDVNEVDEEKESPAVPGKKNGTGKAKATPKRRSGRAMNRR, from the exons ATGTTCAATCCGCACAttcaccatcagcagcagcagcagcagcaacagttcCACCAGCACCTGCGGCAGCTTCAACAActttttcagcagcagcctccgcctcctccgccacAGCCGCCTCCGGGGCATCATGTcgcccatcaccaccaccagacGCCGCG GGCCATTCCTGTGCCGCCTCAGCCAGCCCCTCCACCCAGGATGGTCAACCTGTGTCAGGCAACTCAGACGACCATCATCGCTCCCAATCCCATGTTGCAGGGAGCCATTctgatgcagcagatgcagg GTAACATGCGGGGCTTTGGGATGGGTGGGCAGCAGTTCCGTCAGTTCTTCCCGGCTGGAGCGAGGTCATCTCTGCTCGGCCCAGTTCCCATGGGCATGGCCATCAAGTCTCCCATCATGGGTTTTCCAGCTGCACGGTCCTTCCACCCTCATGCTCGCTACTACAACAACACCACTGCTCCTACAGTCTCTTCTGCCTCCTCGTCCAGTGCAATG gacACAGCAGCTCGTCAGCCAGACAGAAAAAGAGACAGCGAGCAGATGGCAGCTGGGAGCATAGACGAGCCAGCAGCTAGCGGAGCCATTGAACCTGATAAGTCTGAAACAG TGGGGGGAGTGGATAGTCCCACACACatgttggaggagcagcttGAGGAGCCTGCATTGAAGAAACTGAAGACAGAGGG CTCAAATGAGCTCAAAGAAACTGCGACTTATGCAGATGAGGAGGTTCTTCTGTTAGAGTCTAATAGCAACAAAGAAGAGGACAAGCCTGGAG ACTGCACCATTGTAGAGGGAGGAGGCTCTTCAGGTGGTTCAGATGTTGTTGAAGCACTGGAAGAGCGCAGAGCTGATGAG GTGCAGTGCAGTTCCTCTGGCCCTTCACCCTCTGGGAGGCTAAATGAGGATGACCAGCAGGTTAATTCCCCccctgaagaaacacaaaggaaCGATAGCACTCTGGGTTCACCTGACAaccaggatggaggagaggagggtgtaGCAGAGGGGGCCAACAAGTTCTACTGCTACCTGTGCAGCATCACCTGCCACAACCAGCAG AACTTCAGGAGTCACATGAACAGTGTGTCCCACCAGCAGAGGATGATGGAGATCCAACACATGAGCAACGCCTGTCTGGTCACCCTGCTGCCACGAGTGCAGGAGTCTCTACAGGGAGCAAGCAAAGATAG TGAGAAAACTTCTGAGTTGAAGCGCTGGTGTTCCACCTGTCACACCCACTTCACTAGTAGCGTAATGGACCACCGTCGCTCTGAAGAGCACAAA CTTGCCAGTAGAACAACCATCTCCTCCTGCACAGTCTGCAAGAAGCATTTTAGGACCTCACAGATATTTGTGGAGCATTTGCAGTCACAggagcacagacacaaagtgGATAAg ctgcaggaaaaagaGGGTGGCGATGCTTTGGGCAACCTGACTGTGATGGACAAAGATGGCTTTTTgttggaagaggaggagggcagtGAGGTAGAGGAGGGTGAGGACAGTCCGAGTAATGAAGGAGACCAGGACTGCTTTGAAAAACAG GATTGCTGGTCCCCCATTAAGGAAGTAACCTTAAAGGAAATGGCAAGTAATGAGAAGTATGACCCTGATACCGCCTATG GGTCCAGCTTCTTTGTGCCCGTAGCAGGTTTCATCTGCAGACTGTGTAATAAGTTCTACCACTTTGAATCTTCGGCCCTGCACACCCACTGCAAGTCACGGAAGCATTTTGATAACCTCAAG GCGTACAGATTGTTGCTGAGTCAAAAGGGTGAAGCGTTTGAACCTTCCAGAGAATCTCTCCTGGTTGAGGAAAGCCTCAGGCCCGCAACAGACGCCACCACAGACTGTCCAGAAAACAGTTCTCTTTCAAATGAGACTGGATTAGAGACGAGCCTAGACTCCATGCAGCCCATCATTAACCTTACCCGGCTGAAAGTTGAGACAGACAACCAACAGCGGGAAGATGAAGCAGAACCCAGCCTAACCTCACAGGACCTCATCACCTCAGGTTCCAGCAGTAATAGCACAGACCAAGACCTCCACCTCCATAACCAAGAAGAGACCACATCCCAGGAATCTGTAGAGCAAGAGAGTCTTGGCGAGCTGCCTtctggcagcagagaggagccagACTCACAACCGGCAGCTGCTGTTGGGGATGTGAATGAAGTGGACGAGGAGAAGGAATCTCCTGCTGTCCCAGGGAAAAAGAATGGCACAGGGAAGGCTAAAGCCACACCCAAACGCAGGTCAGGGAGGGCCATGAACAGACGCTGA